From a region of the Zingiber officinale cultivar Zhangliang chromosome 4B, Zo_v1.1, whole genome shotgun sequence genome:
- the LOC121978170 gene encoding uncharacterized protein LOC121978170, which translates to MTLSFGSAPSSSSSFRWSSLSTPSAFPPAASTFLPWKLKSAPFRCSDQKTYKNSVHGVKGLSAQTSYRYFKLKNQLLSRLEKFDLFYEENSSKSSLSDFSGRSDGKPGFISFHGYHYLRNEVETISREGRYKILWFAAPTVLVAFLVFPLFYLRKILSTFFEDSLFTDFLILFFTEALFYSGVAIFVMLIDVLWRPIQAKLPKKLYVLKIQRLPLTSVVTSAMPLIIPLLTMGLVWPWTGPAASAILAPYLVCVVVQFSFEQYASRKKSPALPVIPIIFHIYRLHQLNRAAQLVSALSLSVRGTEITSQTTTISNSLGVLFTVLQILGIISIWSLSSFLMRFLPPSEAVF; encoded by the exons ATGACGCTTTCGTTTGGGTCGGCTCCGTCGTCGTCCTCATCCTTCCGCTGGTCTTCTCTCTCTACGCCCTCCGCTTTCCCACCTGCTGCTTCCACCTTCCTCCCGTGGAAGCTCAAG TCAGCTCCATTTAGATGTTCTGATCAAAAGACCTATAAGAATAGCGTGCATGGAGTGAAAG GACTATCAGCACAGACTTCCTATAGGTATTTCAAACTGAAGAATCAGCTTCTGAGCAG GCTAGAGAAGTTTGACTTGTTTTATGAAGAAAACTCCTCAAAAAGCAGTTTGTCTGATTTTTCTGGGAGATCTGATGGAAAACCTGGGTTTATATCATTCCATGGCTACCATTACCTTAGAAATGAGGTTGAAACTATTTCAAGGGAGGGAAGATATAAAATTCTTTGGTTTGCTGCACCAACTGTATTGGTAGCCTTCTTGGTTTTCCCCTTGTTTTACTTGCGAAAGATACTTTCTACCTTTTTTGAAGACTCTTTATTTACAG ATTTCCTCATATTATTCTTCACAGAAGCTCTTTTCTACAGTGGAGTTGCAATCTTTGTTATGTTAATTGATGTTCTGTGGAGACCTATTCAAGCAAAATTACCTAAGAAATTATACGTGTTGAAAATTCAACGTCTTCCTTTAACTTCTGTAGTTACATCTGCTATGCCACTAATAATACCTCTCCTGACAATGGGCTTGGTTTGGCCTTGGACTGGACCAGCAGCCTCTGCTATTCTTGCACCATACTTGGTCTGCGTGGTGGTACAATTTTCTTTCGAGCAGTATGCTTCTCGTAAAAAATCACCTGCATTGCCTGTTATTCCCATTATTTTTCAT ATATACAGGCTGCACCAGTTGAATAGAGCAGCTCAGCTAGTGTCGGCACTATCTTTGTCAGTTAGAGGCACTGAGATAACATCGCAAACAACAACCATAAGCAACTCGTTAGGAGTGCTGTTTACCGTTCTCCAAATCCTCGGCATAATTTCAATTTGGTCACTTTCAAGTTTCCTGATGAGGTTCCTTCCTCCTTCTGAAGCAGTTTTCTAA